The Candidatus Bathyarchaeia archaeon DNA window CGGAAACTGATGGGCCAGTGCGCTATTTTAGAAGCCCATTTGATGGTAGATTAACAAGTCCAGCTTTTCTGCCGAAAGTTGTTAACGCTATAGCTGAAATTAAGAGGAAAGATGTCTCTGAAGTTGCTGAACAGATACTGAAAAACTTTGAGGAATTTTTCGGGTTAAAGTTGAAAAAAGAGGACTAAAACGCGTAAAGTTAAAATTAGGTTGTGTTAATGAATGATTCATCCACCATCAGAAGCGGCGAGAAGCATGTTTAGGTCAACGTGGAGGCAAGTGTTTGGGGAAAGTTCGAACAGAACAAATTAAACGCGTAGCCAGAGAACTCATCAGACGTTTTCCCAACAAATTTTCGAGGAATTTTGAGGAAAATAAACGTCTGGTCGCCATGCTTGTGCCCGGAGCAACGACAAGGGTGCGAAATCAAATAGCAGGCTACATAACACACGTTTATGGCGGTATTGCACTAGCAGAATCTTCCAGCGAAAATGAAGAGAGCGAGTAGCTTATTAGCCACTCCTCAAATTTTAAAGCACAGGCGACTGGGCGATGATTGACCCTTATAGGCGAGGATGGGCTTTGCGTTATCTGCGTGAGGCAAAGGCGGAGCTGGAAGCGGCTAGAAAACTACCCTACATGGCTCCAAGCCTAGTTCTTGAGGCAATAAGGAAAGCCAGAAACGCCATATACTATAGTCTAGGCGATCCAGCTTTTGTTGAGAACATTGTGAGGGAGGCCATGGAGAAAGCCCAAGTCGTAAACGATCCCATTCTTAAGTGTCTCGTGGAAATAGAAGAAATCATGCAACAGATGACACAGGTTGAGGAGATAGATGAGAAAAAAGCCATAAAACAGGCGGACAGCCTAATCCAAACCGCCTCTGAAATTGTTGAGGCTGTTATAGGAGAAAAAGTGGAAAAGTAGGTTTAAAGTTTCTTTAAGGCTTCGTCTATTCTTCTCAAAGCTTCTCTTATGTTTTCAATTGAGTTTGCGAAGGATATTCGGAGGTATCCCTCGCCATACTTCCCAAAAGATGTCCCTGGTAAAACAGCTACACCCGCCTCATTAAGCAAGTAGTCTGAAAGCTCCTTTGAGCGCATGCCTATGCCTGTTATGTTGGGGAACACGTAAAAGGCGCCTTTTGGCTTCTTGCATGTTATGCCCTTAATCCTGTTTAGACCTTCAACTATTATTTCTCTGCGTCTCCTGAACTCGGCAACCATTCTATCAACCGAGTCTTGGGGTCCTCTTAGGGCTTCTATACCTGCCATCTGCACAAAAGCACATGTGCATGAATTGGAGTTGACCATTAGTTGCGTGATTTTTTCAGCTAAATCCCTTCGCATGACACCGTAGCCAAGCCTCCAACCCGTCATTGCGTAGGTTTTTGAGAAGCCGTCAAGGATTATCGTTTTTTCTTTCATTCCTGGAAGGGAGGCTATGCTTTCATGGGTTCCCTCATAGATTATGCGGCTGTAAATTTCGTCTGACAAAACTATTACGTCGTCCCTATTGGACATACAATCCGCTATAAGCTTCAAGTCCTCCCTCGTTAAAACTCCGCCTGTAGGATTTTCCGGCGAATTCAGAATAATCATTTTCGTCTTCTTTGTTATCTTCCCTTTAACATATTCATGGTCAAGTCTGAAGTCATTTTCCTCCTTTAAGGGAATGGGCACTGGTTTCGCTCCAACAAAATTTATCATGGACTCGTAAATTGGAAAACCAGGATTCGGATAAAGAACCTCCTCACCCGGGTTTACACAGGCCAATATTGCAAAAAACATTATCGGCTTCGCACCGGGCGTGACGACGACCTCTTCTGGATCAACGGGAATCCTTCTGGTTTTAGATATGTATTCAGCTATGGCCTCACGGAGCTCTGGGATACCCGCCGCTGGCACATAGTGGGTGTATCCCGCGTAGAGGGCTTTAACGGCGGCTTCCTTTATGTTTTGGGGTGTGTCGAAGTCTGGTTCTCCTATTTCTAGGTGGATTATGCTTTTTCCTTGCCTTTCAAGGGCTTTAGCTTTTGCAAGTACTTCAAAGGCTGTCTCTGTTCCAAGAACGGACATCCTATCCGCGAATATGGAAGGCATAGAATCACCATTTTAGAATTGTAGGGTTTGTATTGTGGAATATTTAACCATTACATTTCGCAATATGGTTAAAACATGATCAAAGGATCTTCGAGGGAGGCCTTATTTTAAGGACTTCTGGATTTACAAGGTTCGGCGGCTGTTTTCCCTCGAAGAAGGCGATTAGGTTTTCTGCAACCATTTCAGCCATTCTTGAGCGGGTTTCGTAGCTTGCGCTGGATATATGAGGGGCAACCACAACGTTATCAAGTTTAAGCAATGGGTTATCTACCGGCGTGGGCTCCTGCTCGAAAACGTCTAGAGCGGCACCCGCAATCCACCCCTCCTTTAACGCCTTGTAGAGGGCTTTCTCGTCAACCACAGCCCCCCTAGAATTGTTGATTAGGTAGGCTGTTTTCTTCATTAATTTAAGCCTCTCCTCATTTACAAGGTGATAGGTTTCCTTCGTCAGCGGGACATGTATGCTTATGAAGTCAGCTTCCCTGAAAAGCGTGTCTAAGTCAACTCTTTTGGCGCCGAGTTCCTTTTCTACCTCCGGCGGCATGGGTACAATATCATAGTAGAGGATTTTCATGTTGAAGCCCTTGGCTCTCCGGGCAACAGCCATTCCAATTCTACCGGCGCCTATAATGCCAATTGTTGCGCCGTAAACGTCTCTTCCCAGAAGCATACTGGGATGCCAGCTTACTTTCCACTGTCCAGTGCGCACATATCTATCCGCTTCAACGACTCGCCTTGCAACAGCCAAAAGTAGCGCCCAAGCAAAGTCCGCGGTTGTTTCGGTTAAGACGCCGGGCGTGTTTGTGACGTAGATTCCTCTTTTCGTCGCCTCAGCCACATCAATGTTGTCGTAGCCTACAGCCATTTGGGCAACTATCTTCAACTTCGGAGCAGCGTCGAAAACCTCTGCGTCTATCCTATCAGACAACAGTGTGACCAAAGCGTCAACATCCCTAATCTTTCTTATTATTTCCTCTTTGGGAGGAGGCCCATACTCGGGCCAAACCTCCGCATCAAAGTGTTGCAGTATCAGTTTCATGCCCCTTTCGGGGAGCTCTCTGGTCACGTAAACTTTTGGTTTTGCCATACGGTTCACCATGACAACTGGTGCAAAACACTTATGGACGTTGAACTTATTACATTTACTATTCCCTCTACAAATTTGTAATGGGAAAAATTATGACTATCATCAAGAATTTGGAACAACTTATCCAGAATGGACGGAGTCAAGCGGACAGAAAGGCTAGAGAGTTGGCGCTGAAAAGTCTTGAAACTGCCATTAAGGCGGTGGATCCGAGAAAATTGATTACCTCAAAATTGATGCTGAAAAATTCCCTTTTAAAGGTTGGCGGCTACACCTTCGATTTGAACCAGTTTAGGGACATATACGTTATCGGAGGGGGCAAAGCCAGCGGCTCAATGGCTGAGGCCCTAGAGGCCCTTCTTGGCGAAAGAATAACAGATGGTTTGGTCAATGTGCCTAGGGGAAGCATACATAAAACGAGAATTGTGAAGCTCCACGAGGCAAGTCACCCAATACCCGATGAATCCGGAGTTGAGGGAGTCAAGCGAATGCTGGAAATCGTGGAGAAGGCGGGAGAAAACGACTTAATAATATGCTTGATATCTGGGGGAGGATCCAGTTTGATGCCCCTGCCGAGAAATGGGATAACATTAGCAGACAAGAGAAGGATCACCGAAAGCCTCCTCAAATGCGGCGCAACAATAAATGAGATAAACACTGTGAGAAAACATATTTCAGGGATTAAGGGTGGCTGGTTGGCGAAGAAGGCCTATCCAGCCACAGTTTTGAACCTTATTCTCTCAGATGTTTTAGGCGACCCCCTCGAGTTTATCGCTTCTGGGCCCACGGTTCCAGATTCAACAACCTTCAGCGACGCTGTGAGAATCTTGAAAAAGTATGGGTTGTGGGAAGAAGCCCCCGAGTCCATTAAAAAGGTCTTGCTTGAAGGTGAGAAAGGGCTGATTCCCGAAACGCCAAAGGCCAACGACGAAGCCTTTAAGAAAGTTTTCAATATTGTGATTGGAAACTGCAGAGACGCTAGCATTGCCGCATGCAATGCCCTAAAATCTGAGGGGTTAAACACGCTTCTCTTAACCTCCCTTCTTGAGGGGGAAGCACGTCATATAGGAACCGTTCTAGCTTCAGTAGTGTGGGAGATAGCCGCTTCCGGAAACCCCGTCCAAAAACCAGCCGCCATAGTGGCTGGAGGAGAAACCACGGTTACCGTTGTCGGAAAGGGCAAGGGCGGAAGGAACCAGGAAATAGCTTTAGCTGCTGCACTAAAAATCAACAGTCTGGAAGGGTGTGTGGTTGCTTCGCTTAGCACTGATGGAGCGGACGGCCCCACGGATGCTGCCGGAGCAGTAGCCGACGGAAAAACAATAGCGAGGGCTGAGGAAGCGGGGCTTGATGCGGAAAACTTCTTGACCGAAAATGATTCCTACAATTTCTTCTCAAAGATTGGTGATTTGATATTCACTGGACCCACGGGCACAAACGTAAATGACATATCCGTTGTCATAGTTCTATAGGAGGGAAGCCGCGTTTTGGAAAGGGGCATAACTGTACGATTCGTTGGCAGCCTACGCAACATAACCGGAAAAAGCAGGATTACATTGAAACTTGACGGGGAGAAAACCCTCAAAGAGATTATGGAGATTCTTGTCAAAAAGTTTCCTGAAACTGAAAGGGTCCTCATAGACCCGGAACTTGAAGATCCTCGACCAAACACCTTGATAATAGTTAATGGAATAGAGATCAGTGTTTTGAATGGTTTGGAAACCATCTTGAAGGATGGAGACGAAGTAGTCTTTGTTCCAGTTTCTCATGGCGGATAATCATGAAAATGCGTTCTGAAACTCAAGTTATAACGTTGACCACCGATTTTGGGCTGGCTGACCCTTATGTTGCTGAAATGAAAGCGGTTATTTTGGGAATAAATCCGGACGCAGAAATAGTCGATATAACTCATCAAGTGGAAAAGTTCAACGTTAGGAACGGTGCCTTCATACTTGCCGCTGCAGCCCCATACTTTCCAAGGGGCACAATACATGTGGCGGTTGTTGACCCCGGTGTTGGAACAAAACGCAAGCCCATACTCATAGAAGCCGAAAAAGACTTTTTTATAGGTCCAGACAATGGCGTACTGGCGTTGGCAGCAAG harbors:
- a CDS encoding 30S ribosomal protein S17e, which gives rise to MGKVRTEQIKRVARELIRRFPNKFSRNFEENKRLVAMLVPGATTRVRNQIAGYITHVYGGIALAESSSENEESE
- a CDS encoding pyridoxal phosphate-dependent aminotransferase is translated as MPSIFADRMSVLGTETAFEVLAKAKALERQGKSIIHLEIGEPDFDTPQNIKEAAVKALYAGYTHYVPAAGIPELREAIAEYISKTRRIPVDPEEVVVTPGAKPIMFFAILACVNPGEEVLYPNPGFPIYESMINFVGAKPVPIPLKEENDFRLDHEYVKGKITKKTKMIILNSPENPTGGVLTREDLKLIADCMSNRDDVIVLSDEIYSRIIYEGTHESIASLPGMKEKTIILDGFSKTYAMTGWRLGYGVMRRDLAEKITQLMVNSNSCTCAFVQMAGIEALRGPQDSVDRMVAEFRRRREIIVEGLNRIKGITCKKPKGAFYVFPNITGIGMRSKELSDYLLNEAGVAVLPGTSFGKYGEGYLRISFANSIENIREALRRIDEALKKL
- the gyaR gene encoding glyoxylate reductase is translated as MAKPKVYVTRELPERGMKLILQHFDAEVWPEYGPPPKEEIIRKIRDVDALVTLLSDRIDAEVFDAAPKLKIVAQMAVGYDNIDVAEATKRGIYVTNTPGVLTETTADFAWALLLAVARRVVEADRYVRTGQWKVSWHPSMLLGRDVYGATIGIIGAGRIGMAVARRAKGFNMKILYYDIVPMPPEVEKELGAKRVDLDTLFREADFISIHVPLTKETYHLVNEERLKLMKKTAYLINNSRGAVVDEKALYKALKEGWIAGAALDVFEQEPTPVDNPLLKLDNVVVAPHISSASYETRSRMAEMVAENLIAFFEGKQPPNLVNPEVLKIRPPSKIL
- a CDS encoding glycerate kinase; translated protein: MTIIKNLEQLIQNGRSQADRKARELALKSLETAIKAVDPRKLITSKLMLKNSLLKVGGYTFDLNQFRDIYVIGGGKASGSMAEALEALLGERITDGLVNVPRGSIHKTRIVKLHEASHPIPDESGVEGVKRMLEIVEKAGENDLIICLISGGGSSLMPLPRNGITLADKRRITESLLKCGATINEINTVRKHISGIKGGWLAKKAYPATVLNLILSDVLGDPLEFIASGPTVPDSTTFSDAVRILKKYGLWEEAPESIKKVLLEGEKGLIPETPKANDEAFKKVFNIVIGNCRDASIAACNALKSEGLNTLLLTSLLEGEARHIGTVLASVVWEIAASGNPVQKPAAIVAGGETTVTVVGKGKGGRNQEIALAAALKINSLEGCVVASLSTDGADGPTDAAGAVADGKTIARAEEAGLDAENFLTENDSYNFFSKIGDLIFTGPTGTNVNDISVVIVL
- a CDS encoding MoaD/ThiS family protein, with protein sequence MERGITVRFVGSLRNITGKSRITLKLDGEKTLKEIMEILVKKFPETERVLIDPELEDPRPNTLIIVNGIEISVLNGLETILKDGDEVVFVPVSHGG